A portion of the Anthonomus grandis grandis chromosome 7, icAntGran1.3, whole genome shotgun sequence genome contains these proteins:
- the LOC126738548 gene encoding uncharacterized protein LOC126738548 isoform X2, which produces MKAVSAKPKGKAPAEQSQIDELASNARQVVQNVSAVIEGNLPDSKQVSETISQTAQQLADRVKGIVDDLTKQAQDHKGDIEQVVNQIKDNLSSTASKLQTAVGPDAVKKAKEVKANLDEGLNKAIAEAEKLAKAAEPEANKVKDDLTKAAKTLLDQVVELSNNLKNELNKNIAVKN; this is translated from the exons GCTGTTTCTGCTAAACCGAAAGGAAAGGCCCCAGCAGAACAATCACAAATCGACGAGCTTGCCTCTAACGCCCGCCAGGTAGTACAAAACGTCAGCGCTGTCATTGAAGGAAACTTACCTGACTCGAAACAAGTATCCGAAACTATTAGCCAAACTGCTCAACAACTAGCTGATAGAGTAAAGGGAATTGTCGATGATCTTACCAAGCAG gCTCAAGACCACAAAGGAGACATCGAACAAGTAGTAAATCAAATTAAAGACAACCTCTCCTCTACCGCCAGCAAACTACAAACAGCTGTTGGACCCGATGCCGTTAAAAAAGCCAAAGAAGTCAAGGCCAATCTAGATGAAGGTTTAAACAAGGCTATTGCAGAAGCTGAGAAGCTTGCTAAAGCTGCTGAACCTGAAGCTAACA aagttaaaGATGACTTAACCAAAGCTGCCAAGACCCTGTTGGACCAAGTAGTCGAATTAAGCAACAACTTAAAGAACGAATTGAACAAAAACATAGCtgtcaaaaactaa
- the LOC126738548 gene encoding uncharacterized protein LOC126738548 isoform X1 yields MNKVVIIAVIAFVALQAVSAKPKGKAPAEQSQIDELASNARQVVQNVSAVIEGNLPDSKQVSETISQTAQQLADRVKGIVDDLTKQAQDHKGDIEQVVNQIKDNLSSTASKLQTAVGPDAVKKAKEVKANLDEGLNKAIAEAEKLAKAAEPEANKVKDDLTKAAKTLLDQVVELSNNLKNELNKNIAVKN; encoded by the exons GCTGTTTCTGCTAAACCGAAAGGAAAGGCCCCAGCAGAACAATCACAAATCGACGAGCTTGCCTCTAACGCCCGCCAGGTAGTACAAAACGTCAGCGCTGTCATTGAAGGAAACTTACCTGACTCGAAACAAGTATCCGAAACTATTAGCCAAACTGCTCAACAACTAGCTGATAGAGTAAAGGGAATTGTCGATGATCTTACCAAGCAG gCTCAAGACCACAAAGGAGACATCGAACAAGTAGTAAATCAAATTAAAGACAACCTCTCCTCTACCGCCAGCAAACTACAAACAGCTGTTGGACCCGATGCCGTTAAAAAAGCCAAAGAAGTCAAGGCCAATCTAGATGAAGGTTTAAACAAGGCTATTGCAGAAGCTGAGAAGCTTGCTAAAGCTGCTGAACCTGAAGCTAACA aagttaaaGATGACTTAACCAAAGCTGCCAAGACCCTGTTGGACCAAGTAGTCGAATTAAGCAACAACTTAAAGAACGAATTGAACAAAAACATAGCtgtcaaaaactaa